In the genome of Halostella limicola, one region contains:
- a CDS encoding GNAT family N-acetyltransferase yields the protein MNPRNQPMFPETIETERLRLVRFSRDRVDLDAVHEALSRDEQTERELAHVTKSPDDTLKETWDRFVEAERRWDEGEKARYAVYPREGENGAGEFAGMAALTPHWDRRSARFSLVLKERFWGRGYAGERAIAFMRLAFDHLDLDLVSTGYFEGNENSRKAIERYVDRVGGQYEGRLRNWVPHGDEVLDLHRYTVTREQWERNRPDDRVVFGDE from the coding sequence GTGAACCCCCGAAATCAGCCGATGTTTCCGGAGACGATCGAGACGGAACGGTTGCGCCTCGTGCGGTTTAGCCGCGACCGCGTCGATCTGGACGCGGTCCACGAGGCGCTTTCCCGCGACGAGCAGACCGAGCGCGAGCTGGCCCACGTGACCAAGTCGCCGGACGACACGCTGAAGGAGACGTGGGACCGGTTCGTCGAGGCGGAACGGCGGTGGGACGAGGGAGAGAAAGCCCGGTACGCCGTCTACCCTCGCGAGGGGGAGAACGGCGCAGGCGAGTTCGCCGGAATGGCGGCGCTCACGCCCCACTGGGACCGGCGGAGCGCCCGGTTCAGCCTCGTCCTCAAGGAGCGCTTCTGGGGGCGAGGGTACGCCGGCGAGCGCGCGATCGCGTTCATGCGGCTGGCGTTCGATCACCTTGACCTCGACCTCGTCTCGACGGGGTACTTCGAGGGGAACGAGAACTCGCGGAAGGCGATCGAGCGGTACGTCGACCGCGTCGGCGGTCAGTACGAGGGCCGCCTGCGAAACTGGGTGCCTCACGGCGACGAGGTGCTCGACCTCCACCGCTACACGGTCACGCGCGAGCAGTGGGAGCGGAACCGGCCGGACGACCGTGTGGTGTTCGGGGATGAGTGA
- a CDS encoding GNAT family N-acetyltransferase — MFPEAIETERLRIERLSHDTVDLLKYYRICSSDEGIDEVTRYLSWDPHESVRETKEFVDMVERQWENGESAAYLLRPRGSEDGAGDIAGGAGMTFDWEQKTGTLGVWLRKRFWGRGYSGERAAAFVELAFDRFDLDVVAVEHQAGNEKSRRAIEKYVDRFGGTYDGTFRNWAVKAGEARDQRRYTIRREDYREATT; from the coding sequence CTGTTTCCGGAGGCGATCGAGACCGAGCGCTTGCGCATCGAGCGGCTCAGTCACGACACCGTGGACCTCCTGAAGTACTACCGGATCTGCTCGTCGGACGAGGGGATAGACGAGGTGACGCGGTACCTCTCCTGGGACCCCCACGAGTCGGTCCGCGAGACGAAGGAGTTCGTCGACATGGTCGAGCGCCAGTGGGAGAACGGGGAGAGCGCCGCCTATCTGCTTCGACCGCGTGGGTCGGAGGACGGGGCCGGCGACATCGCCGGCGGCGCCGGGATGACGTTCGACTGGGAACAGAAGACGGGCACCCTCGGCGTGTGGCTGCGAAAGCGTTTCTGGGGGCGGGGTTACTCCGGCGAGCGCGCGGCGGCGTTCGTGGAACTCGCCTTCGACCGGTTCGACCTCGACGTGGTCGCGGTCGAGCACCAGGCAGGAAACGAGAAGTCCCGGCGCGCGATCGAGAAGTACGTCGACAGGTTCGGAGGAACTTACGACGGTACCTTCCGTAACTGGGCCGTCAAAGCGGGCGAGGCGCGCGACCAGCGCCGCTACACGATCCGCAGAGAGGACTACCGCGAGGCGACGACGTAG
- a CDS encoding GNAT family N-acetyltransferase, translating to MEIRSYDPDTDGSDLWELKRAFERGLGANTGGEEKEAAYEGKLTDDYRVRYLDWVERCTDSDPDCVTVASTDDGLAGYAFLLPERLSMIWDAAVLNEIYVDPDHRGTGVADDLIEAVLSTAREQDLPLDRIVLDVDPKNDRAQAFYDRYGFEQWGEMVARSL from the coding sequence ATGGAAATCAGATCCTACGACCCCGACACCGACGGGAGCGACCTGTGGGAACTCAAGCGCGCCTTCGAGCGCGGCCTCGGCGCGAACACCGGCGGCGAGGAGAAGGAAGCCGCCTACGAGGGCAAGCTCACCGACGACTACCGCGTGCGGTACCTCGACTGGGTCGAGCGCTGCACTGACAGCGATCCGGACTGCGTGACCGTCGCGTCGACCGACGACGGCCTCGCGGGCTACGCTTTCCTCCTGCCCGAGCGCCTGTCGATGATCTGGGACGCCGCCGTCCTCAACGAGATATACGTCGACCCCGACCACCGCGGAACGGGCGTCGCCGACGACCTCATCGAGGCGGTTCTGTCGACCGCCCGCGAGCAAGATCTGCCACTCGATCGGATCGTACTCGACGTCGACCCGAAGAACGACCGCGCGCAAGCGTTCTACGACCGTTACGGCTTCGAGCAATGGGGCGAGATGGTCGCCCGCTCGCTGTGA
- a CDS encoding putative phosphothreonine lyase domain-containing protein, whose product MQSPVEITDEEKYWLRSRDVSDSPMIGGDEYFTEHSVARPNAVTADDLPPADDAAVREIDREALERGKLIGKWQVTGSAERIEELWPELVADAEAGVVWGAKAMTAFGHAELPMYDEYVLTVYTPNYFEKRDVDRVREHLRNEYGVTHELYYKPDIYTTKGIVAETAEEFGLSIPARYVA is encoded by the coding sequence ATGCAGTCACCGGTCGAAATCACCGACGAGGAGAAGTACTGGTTACGCAGTAGAGATGTCAGCGATTCGCCGATGATCGGCGGAGACGAGTACTTCACGGAACACAGCGTGGCGAGACCGAATGCGGTCACGGCGGATGACCTCCCGCCCGCTGACGACGCGGCGGTTCGTGAGATCGATCGGGAGGCGCTTGAACGGGGGAAGCTCATCGGTAAATGGCAGGTAACGGGGTCAGCGGAACGGATCGAGGAACTCTGGCCCGAACTGGTTGCCGACGCGGAGGCGGGAGTGGTCTGGGGAGCGAAGGCGATGACCGCGTTCGGACACGCGGAGTTGCCGATGTACGACGAGTACGTCTTGACCGTCTACACGCCGAACTACTTCGAGAAACGGGACGTCGACCGCGTCAGAGAGCACCTCCGTAACGAGTACGGCGTAACTCACGAGCTGTACTACAAACCCGACATCTACACGACGAAAGGGATCGTCGCGGAAACGGCCGAAGAGTTCGGGCTGTCAATCCCCGCGAGATACGTCGCATAG
- a CDS encoding metal-dependent hydrolase — MPSTVFHAALAGLVAAALLGDEFDARAVAVAAGATALIDLDVFLGWYVIGAHRAAFHTLLLPGAAAALLYYDTRIRRESRLRSKWGTYGSRVAWTAVAAVTFAGIGPDLTFNGANLLYPLHDQFYAFDGELYYSTDRGIVQTFVDLEESARGTTRETQFYTGVDPQPGSAGADAGGERSPERIFPVVANGDQLIVVVTSLVAVAGRLLGQQG; from the coding sequence ATGCCATCGACCGTCTTCCACGCGGCGCTGGCCGGGCTCGTCGCCGCCGCCCTCCTCGGCGACGAGTTCGACGCCCGCGCCGTCGCCGTCGCCGCGGGTGCGACGGCCCTTATCGACCTCGACGTCTTCCTGGGGTGGTACGTCATCGGCGCGCACCGCGCGGCGTTTCACACGCTCCTCCTCCCGGGCGCGGCCGCGGCGCTGCTGTACTACGACACCCGGATCCGCCGGGAGTCGCGACTCCGCTCCAAGTGGGGCACCTACGGGAGCCGCGTCGCCTGGACGGCCGTCGCGGCCGTGACGTTCGCCGGTATCGGCCCGGACCTGACGTTCAACGGCGCGAACCTGTTATACCCGCTGCACGACCAGTTCTACGCGTTCGACGGCGAACTGTACTACTCGACCGACCGGGGGATCGTTCAGACGTTCGTCGACCTCGAAGAGTCGGCGCGCGGGACGACCCGGGAGACGCAGTTCTACACCGGCGTCGACCCCCAACCGGGGAGCGCGGGCGCCGACGCCGGCGGCGAGCGATCGCCCGAACGCATCTTTCCGGTCGTCGCGAACGGCGACCAACTGATCGTCGTCGTGACGAGCCTCGTCGCGGTCGCGGGGCGGTTGCTGGGACAGCAGGGGTGA
- a CDS encoding helix-turn-helix domain-containing protein — MDGTDGPRRDLAEKIAGEITLSDDPGATLRKWRTDFDVSQTDLAEELDVSSSVISDYESGRRESPGIGVIERVVTGLLDIDERRGGGRIRQYARVLSAGFESEIVQDLREYSTMIPMERFYDAVGATELVRGTQDRISGHTVIDSIGAITTLSSEEFYRLYGQSTNRALVFTGITRGESPLVAMRVVNPTPNAVVLHGITEEELWEHAPDLATIDDFSLAVTDMDLDAMLDAMRELP; from the coding sequence ATGGATGGGACGGACGGGCCGCGACGCGACCTCGCGGAGAAGATCGCCGGCGAGATCACGCTGAGCGACGACCCCGGGGCCACGCTACGGAAGTGGCGCACCGACTTCGACGTCTCGCAGACGGACCTCGCGGAGGAACTCGACGTCTCGTCGTCGGTCATCAGCGACTACGAGAGCGGACGCCGGGAGAGCCCCGGGATCGGCGTCATTGAGCGTGTGGTCACCGGCCTGCTCGACATCGACGAGCGCCGCGGCGGCGGGCGCATCCGGCAGTACGCTCGGGTCCTCTCCGCGGGGTTCGAGAGCGAAATCGTCCAGGACCTCCGCGAGTACTCGACGATGATCCCGATGGAGCGCTTCTACGACGCCGTCGGGGCGACCGAACTCGTCCGCGGCACGCAGGACCGCATCAGCGGACACACGGTCATCGACTCCATCGGGGCGATAACCACTCTCTCCAGCGAGGAGTTCTACCGCCTCTACGGTCAGAGCACGAACCGCGCGCTCGTGTTCACGGGGATCACCCGCGGCGAGTCGCCGCTGGTCGCCATGCGCGTCGTCAACCCGACGCCAAACGCCGTCGTCCTCCACGGCATCACCGAAGAGGAACTGTGGGAGCACGCGCCCGACCTCGCCACCATCGACGACTTCTCGCTCGCCGTGACGGACATGGACCTCGACGCGATGCTCGACGCGATGCGGGAGCTCCCGTAG
- a CDS encoding HD domain-containing protein yields MERELGPLARELSEPYYEPALPAHDRFHAKRVRDLAVRLANESDARVDEGVLSAAAWLHDIGRPLERTGAIDDHDRWAATEAADLLETEGVDPDRVDAVTRCIRAHSIRSSSPEPEAPAAKFLFDADKLDATGAVGIVRMACIVGERSGRAGESYAVLDNSAESADRPDVTLLREWARERLDALYTVPGRRLGESRWEFMGRFFSQYDAEIGVGAER; encoded by the coding sequence ATGGAACGGGAATTAGGACCCCTCGCCCGAGAGCTGTCGGAGCCGTACTACGAACCCGCCCTCCCGGCACACGACCGCTTCCACGCGAAGCGGGTCCGCGATCTGGCGGTCCGGTTGGCGAACGAGTCGGACGCCCGCGTCGACGAGGGCGTTCTGTCCGCCGCAGCCTGGCTGCACGATATCGGTCGGCCGCTGGAGCGAACGGGTGCGATCGACGACCACGACAGGTGGGCTGCGACGGAAGCGGCGGACTTACTCGAAACCGAGGGCGTGGACCCCGACAGGGTCGACGCCGTGACGCGCTGCATCCGAGCCCACAGCATCCGGTCCAGCTCTCCGGAGCCCGAGGCCCCGGCGGCGAAGTTCCTCTTCGACGCGGACAAGCTGGACGCGACGGGGGCGGTCGGTATCGTTCGCATGGCCTGTATCGTCGGTGAACGGTCGGGGAGGGCAGGCGAGAGCTACGCCGTCCTCGATAACTCGGCGGAGTCCGCGGACCGTCCCGACGTCACGCTGCTCCGAGAGTGGGCGCGGGAGCGACTCGACGCGCTGTACACCGTTCCCGGCCGCCGACTCGGAGAGTCCCGGTGGGAGTTCATGGGCCGGTTCTTCTCGCAGTACGACGCCGAGATAGGGGTCGGCGCGGAGCGGTAA
- the hmgB gene encoding hydroxymethylglutaryl-CoA synthase: MTSVGIDAIEIRTGSLKLDLPGTFAPAKDEDPGKYTKGLGLNASSFPDSYEDIVTMAANAAHRLMERKGLVPEDVGRIDVATESAFDNSKPVSTYVAGCLEQVYDGDFHHANKGERKFACVAATQAVDDAYNWIRAGRNRGRAALVIATDTALYARDDPGEATQGAGAVAMLIDEDPSVVEISTEQGYGSADETDFLKPQQQFPSVDGKRSMQVYLARMREALEDFESVAGDTHPDDYAYIPFHTPFPGMVRKAGLLGYRHMIRDTPVEDDLAEEIGRQPRREAFDDDEAYEDAVREYMDALKETDAYREWYGNTIEPTLTISREVGNWYTGSVHVARASALQHALENDVDLAGQRLLVGSYGSGAQAEIHAETVVDGWEDEVRAFDVDEQLADRYDLAFEEYEEIHDAHNHEKDTDVDPLTVPEGEFAFTGWGRMGERQYEYVE; encoded by the coding sequence ATGACTTCAGTCGGCATCGACGCCATCGAGATCCGAACGGGGAGCCTGAAACTCGACCTCCCCGGCACCTTCGCGCCGGCGAAGGACGAGGACCCGGGGAAGTACACGAAGGGCCTCGGACTGAACGCGAGCTCGTTCCCGGACAGCTACGAGGACATCGTGACGATGGCGGCCAACGCCGCCCACCGCCTGATGGAGCGCAAGGGGCTGGTCCCCGAGGACGTCGGCCGCATCGACGTCGCGACCGAGAGCGCGTTCGACAACTCCAAGCCCGTTTCGACGTACGTCGCGGGCTGTCTGGAGCAGGTGTACGACGGTGACTTCCACCACGCGAACAAGGGCGAGCGGAAGTTCGCCTGCGTCGCCGCGACGCAGGCGGTCGACGACGCGTACAACTGGATCCGCGCGGGGCGCAACCGCGGCCGCGCGGCGCTGGTCATCGCGACCGACACCGCGCTGTACGCCCGCGACGACCCCGGCGAGGCGACCCAGGGGGCCGGCGCGGTCGCCATGCTCATCGACGAAGACCCGTCGGTCGTCGAGATCAGCACGGAGCAGGGGTACGGCAGCGCCGACGAGACCGACTTCCTCAAGCCACAGCAGCAGTTCCCGAGCGTCGACGGCAAGCGCTCGATGCAGGTGTACCTCGCACGCATGCGCGAGGCGCTGGAGGACTTCGAGAGCGTCGCCGGCGACACGCACCCCGACGACTACGCGTACATCCCGTTCCACACGCCGTTCCCGGGCATGGTCCGCAAGGCCGGGCTGCTGGGCTATCGCCACATGATCCGCGATACTCCCGTCGAGGACGACCTCGCCGAGGAGATCGGCCGCCAGCCCCGCCGCGAGGCGTTCGACGACGACGAGGCCTACGAGGACGCCGTCCGCGAGTACATGGACGCGCTGAAGGAGACCGACGCGTACCGCGAGTGGTACGGCAACACGATCGAGCCGACGCTCACCATCTCTCGGGAAGTCGGGAACTGGTACACCGGCTCCGTCCACGTCGCACGCGCTAGCGCGCTCCAGCACGCGCTCGAGAACGACGTCGACCTCGCCGGGCAACGCCTGCTCGTCGGCTCCTACGGGAGCGGCGCGCAGGCCGAGATCCACGCCGAGACGGTCGTCGACGGCTGGGAGGACGAGGTGCGCGCGTTCGACGTCGACGAGCAGCTCGCCGACCGCTACGACCTCGCCTTCGAGGAGTACGAGGAGATCCACGACGCCCACAACCACGAGAAAGACACCGACGTCGACCCGCTCACCGTCCCCGAGGGCGAGTTCGCCTTCACCGGCTGGGGCCGCATGGGCGAGCGCCAGTACGAGTACGTCGAGTAG
- a CDS encoding PKD domain-containing protein has translation MQFGDDERAAAMQVGAVLLFGILIISMATYQATVVPDQNKGVEFNHNQEVQGQMQDLRNSVVSVPRGGGGSVTVDLGTTYPSRTLFVNPGPPYGSLRTVGTNEERVNVSIENANATDAEVQDFWNGSTRAFETGAIVYRPNYHEYENPPTTVYEHSLLYNQFRNANLTITDQSLVSGDEITLVTIDGNLSENGMGAASVTADPVSASTNTVTVRNDSAPINVTVATRLNRSTWNETLSDEFDDGNVVGIDYDPDGPGEFALLTISLNQSRTYDLRIAKVGVGSGASDSTDELYLADPMLQGTTASAEVRDRYNNPVGGANVTVYVDGTETATKESGSDGRVSYEANSGDTVKFSIGHSEADNVTITVPSGGSGSAYSIDWQDPELNSSNVGLDLRNCTDEQCTWDVGASDDNVMALTGIANDQIDNVDVDFRVNDSNVATVDPSSTSDTGDGRVWTNLTASANGTVSVYVLSSGSSDRIDVAVENVSGGTNSPPTADFTYSPSSPSTADVVNFTDQSSDPDGSIVSWSWSFGDGTSSTAQNPDHSYADDGTYTVTLTVEDGNGSTDSYSDTVTVSNQAPNATFTADCNGDTCQFDASNASDPDGNVQSYDWEFGDGTTATGETVNHTYSSGGDYTVNLTVTDDDGATDTASKVVSVSSNSPPTADFTYSCTGRDCVFNSTATDDSGVTGYEWDFDGDGTVDATGENTTHTYSTGGTYDVNHTVYDQQGLSDSVVKQVNVTGEVVINADATASSGSKNKNSVVTFSIGNNRGGAVDVTDVTLNSTSNGKVVELEDSAYGSNGEVEVDVGETGTVDAVADAASYPIGTAMTLGNAATVSSGTNASIQLAEFDSDGRDNKVNVESMTGETITVTVHYTYDGQRYTVTKTLTVS, from the coding sequence ATGCAGTTCGGGGACGACGAGCGCGCCGCGGCGATGCAGGTCGGAGCGGTGCTTCTCTTCGGTATCCTCATCATCTCGATGGCGACGTATCAGGCCACCGTCGTCCCCGACCAGAACAAGGGCGTCGAGTTCAACCACAACCAGGAGGTGCAGGGCCAGATGCAGGACCTGCGAAACTCGGTCGTGTCGGTGCCCCGCGGCGGCGGAGGCTCGGTCACCGTCGACCTCGGCACGACGTACCCCTCGCGCACGCTGTTCGTCAACCCCGGGCCGCCGTACGGGTCCCTGCGAACCGTCGGGACGAACGAGGAGCGCGTGAACGTCAGCATCGAGAACGCGAACGCGACGGACGCGGAGGTACAGGACTTCTGGAACGGGTCCACTCGCGCGTTCGAGACCGGCGCGATCGTCTATCGACCCAACTACCACGAGTACGAGAACCCGCCGACGACGGTGTACGAGCACTCCCTCCTGTACAACCAGTTCCGCAACGCGAACCTGACTATCACCGACCAGAGCCTCGTCAGCGGCGACGAGATAACGCTAGTCACCATCGACGGGAACCTCTCGGAGAACGGGATGGGGGCCGCGTCGGTGACGGCCGACCCCGTGAGTGCGTCGACGAACACGGTCACGGTGCGCAACGACAGCGCACCGATCAACGTCACCGTCGCGACGCGGCTCAACAGGAGCACGTGGAACGAGACGCTATCCGACGAATTCGACGATGGGAACGTCGTCGGTATCGATTATGACCCCGACGGACCCGGCGAGTTCGCGTTGCTGACGATCTCACTTAATCAGAGCCGGACGTACGACCTCCGGATAGCGAAAGTCGGTGTCGGATCGGGGGCGAGCGACTCCACCGACGAGCTATACCTCGCCGACCCGATGCTACAAGGAACAACAGCCTCCGCGGAGGTGCGCGACCGGTACAACAACCCGGTGGGCGGAGCGAACGTCACGGTGTACGTGGACGGTACTGAAACGGCGACGAAGGAGAGCGGTTCTGATGGACGCGTCAGTTACGAAGCTAACAGCGGCGACACGGTCAAATTCTCGATCGGACACAGTGAGGCCGACAACGTGACGATAACCGTTCCCAGCGGTGGCAGCGGAAGTGCGTACAGCATCGACTGGCAGGACCCGGAACTTAACTCCTCGAACGTCGGACTGGACCTACGTAACTGTACGGACGAGCAGTGTACCTGGGACGTCGGTGCGAGCGACGACAACGTGATGGCTCTGACTGGGATCGCGAATGACCAGATTGACAACGTCGACGTCGACTTCCGGGTGAACGACAGCAATGTTGCCACGGTCGACCCGTCGAGTACGTCTGACACGGGCGACGGGCGGGTCTGGACGAACCTGACCGCGAGTGCGAACGGCACCGTCAGCGTGTACGTCCTCAGTAGCGGGAGCAGCGACCGGATCGACGTCGCGGTTGAGAACGTTAGCGGCGGGACGAATTCTCCGCCGACAGCCGACTTCACGTATTCGCCGTCGAGCCCCTCGACCGCGGACGTCGTGAACTTCACGGACCAATCGAGCGATCCCGACGGATCGATCGTCTCGTGGTCATGGAGCTTCGGCGACGGTACGAGTTCGACGGCGCAAAACCCCGACCATAGTTACGCCGACGACGGCACGTACACAGTGACGCTGACTGTCGAAGACGGCAACGGGTCCACCGACAGTTACAGCGACACCGTCACCGTTTCGAATCAAGCGCCGAACGCGACGTTCACGGCGGACTGTAACGGCGACACCTGCCAGTTCGACGCGTCGAACGCCAGTGACCCCGACGGCAACGTCCAGTCCTACGACTGGGAGTTCGGCGACGGGACCACGGCGACGGGCGAGACGGTGAACCACACCTACAGCAGCGGCGGCGATTACACGGTGAACCTCACCGTCACCGACGACGACGGCGCGACGGATACGGCGTCGAAGGTCGTCTCCGTGTCGTCCAACAGTCCGCCGACGGCCGACTTCACGTACTCGTGCACGGGTCGCGACTGCGTGTTCAACTCGACCGCGACCGACGACAGTGGCGTGACTGGATACGAGTGGGACTTCGACGGCGACGGCACCGTCGACGCCACTGGCGAGAACACCACGCACACGTACTCCACCGGCGGCACGTACGACGTGAACCACACCGTCTACGACCAACAGGGCCTGTCTGACTCGGTCGTGAAGCAGGTGAACGTCACGGGCGAAGTGGTCATCAACGCCGACGCCACCGCGTCGTCGGGGAGCAAGAACAAGAACTCCGTCGTCACCTTCAGCATCGGGAACAACCGGGGTGGAGCGGTCGACGTGACCGACGTGACCCTTAATAGCACTAGCAACGGTAAGGTCGTCGAACTGGAGGACAGCGCCTACGGCTCGAATGGCGAAGTGGAGGTCGATGTCGGCGAGACAGGCACCGTCGACGCCGTCGCTGACGCAGCGAGTTACCCGATCGGAACGGCGATGACACTCGGCAACGCGGCGACCGTCTCCAGCGGAACGAACGCTTCGATCCAACTCGCGGAATTCGACAGCGACGGTCGTGACAACAAAGTGAACGTCGAATCGATGACGGGCGAGACGATCACCGTCACAGTCCACTACACGTACGACGGTCAACGGTACACGGTGACAAAAACGCTCACCGTCTCGTAA
- a CDS encoding DUF2150 family protein has translation MSEPPQEFYSEDRWQNWVDRIKDEEIDPEDEDSARLLLNLQDDAAIAVAKVVAAYDDGTLSEEEALEEIADIRDIVLSEVEFDDEEKLMLIDGVQTSLVCVFYAAEEFVADGPAEGASVEEYVRAAADAEAEEDVDAALGYVAQAGTLIIDGEELDISIAEEVDYGLVTEWVNGLDSLQSAMSDPEVVEEEDES, from the coding sequence ATGAGCGAGCCCCCGCAGGAGTTCTACTCCGAGGACCGCTGGCAGAACTGGGTAGACCGCATCAAAGACGAGGAGATCGACCCCGAGGACGAGGACTCCGCCCGCCTGCTGCTCAACCTGCAGGACGACGCGGCCATCGCCGTCGCGAAGGTCGTCGCCGCGTACGACGACGGCACCCTCAGCGAGGAGGAGGCCCTCGAGGAGATCGCCGACATCCGCGACATCGTCCTGAGCGAGGTCGAGTTCGATGACGAGGAGAAGCTGATGCTCATCGACGGCGTCCAGACGAGCCTCGTCTGCGTGTTCTACGCCGCGGAGGAGTTCGTCGCCGACGGTCCCGCCGAGGGGGCGAGCGTCGAGGAGTACGTCCGCGCGGCCGCGGACGCCGAGGCCGAGGAGGACGTGGACGCCGCGCTGGGCTACGTCGCCCAGGCCGGCACCCTCATCATCGACGGCGAGGAGCTCGACATCTCGATCGCCGAGGAGGTCGACTACGGACTCGTCACCGAGTGGGTGAACGGGCTCGACAGCCTCCAGAGCGCCATGAGCGACCCCGAGGTCGTCGAGGAAGAGGACGAGAGTTAA